The Geobacillus genomosp. 3 genome segment GCCAACACTTGCGGAAACCGCCGCTTTCCTTCTTCCAACGCCGCCAGCGCTTCGTCGTGGCGGCCGTCAAGCGCGTACAAATCAGCGAGAAGCAAATAGCACATATCGCCGCGCTCCGGATCGTTCAGTCCGGCGCGGAGAACGTGTTCCGCCTGTTTCCGGTCGCCCGTTTCCATATAAAAATAGCCCCATTTATCGTTCATTGGTACAACTTCATAACGGGCGACCACCTCCATCCATTTGCGCGCCTCGTCGATCCGCTGCATATCGAGCAAAGCGCGCACCAACGCAAACGCCGCTCGGGCGATCGATTCATCGGACTCGTCCTTCTTGTCTTCGAGCGCGGCCGAAAGCCGCGGCATGAGCGCGTCCTCGACATCAAGCGGCCGGCGTTGATCGAGCCACTCGTCACACATCCAAGCGAGCGTCTGCAGCGTGTTGAACTTGCGATGGGCATACCGGGCGACAAGTCCGCTATGGCGGTACATGAGCGCATAATCGAACAAGCGGATGAGCGCCTGAAACGGTTCCACATTGTCCCATGCCCCGAGCAGCGACCGCCAATGAAACGGCCCGGTCGTTTCAAGATATGGCCGCACCTCAGCGAGGGCGTCGATGATTCGTTTTTCTTTCACAAGCGATGCGATCGTTTCTATTTTCATATAACGAAACTCCTTCGTTTCATCTGTCTAAGCTTCTTGCTACCTACTAAAGTTTAGAACAATCTTTCGGAAACAGCCATCCATTTTTTTGAGAAACATAACGACCAATGAAAAAGAAATGACCCATCCCGTTTTGGCCAGGATGGGCGCAAAATCGACCCGGTTATCCCGAGTGCTTGGCGAAAAATTGGAGCGACCGCTCGATTATGAACAGTTGATCGTAATCAAGCGTCGCGACATGATAGCTGTTTTCGAGCCGAACGATCTCTTTGTCTGACGATTGAATGCCGCGAAAAATGATATCGGCGTTCTCAGGGGGCACGACATGGTCCTCGTCCGAGACGAAAATCAACGCCGGGCATGCCACGCGTTCCAGCTCGCTTTTCACCAGCTCCATCAGCCCATCCAACTGCACGAGCGAAGCGGTCGGCGTTTTCTCGTACGACAACTCTTTTGCCTCCGGATCTTTCAAATCGGAGCCGATTGAGTCCAAATATCGCGGCACTTCGCCTTCGGCCGCCATCCCGGTGCGGATGGCCGGAATGTCAATCGCCGCGTTAATGAGCACGATGCCGCGGATGGACGAATACCGTTCCGCCATGTAAAGCGTCAGCGTCCCGCCCATCGACAGCCCGGTGACAAAAATCGTCCCGCACCGTTCTTTCAGCCATTCATATCCTTCCTCAACCGAATCAATCCAATCATGGAACGTCGTCTGCTCCATCTCTTTGTAATGCGTTCCATGCCCTTTCAAGCGCGGCAGGCAAACCGTATACCCCGCCTTCGCATACGCCTGAGCGAGCGGACGCATGCTGTGGGGCGTGCCCGTGAATCCGTGTACGAGCAACAC includes the following:
- a CDS encoding alpha/beta hydrolase, producing MREQYPVLPGAEPFYAEHGPVGVLLVHGFTGTPHSMRPLAQAYAKAGYTVCLPRLKGHGTHYKEMEQTTFHDWIDSVEEGYEWLKERCGTIFVTGLSMGGTLTLYMAERYSSIRGIVLINAAIDIPAIRTGMAAEGEVPRYLDSIGSDLKDPEAKELSYEKTPTASLVQLDGLMELVKSELERVACPALIFVSDEDHVVPPENADIIFRGIQSSDKEIVRLENSYHVATLDYDQLFIIERSLQFFAKHSG